Proteins from one Algicella marina genomic window:
- a CDS encoding methyl-accepting chemotaxis protein, translating into MAATASFVPENAFPQIKAVVGPVRSIVFEGLALLMSKPAAEFSDEDVARVENCSEVLRQASDMLDKDIPTHFGSGRMNWPAELKAAVASSARLISEVNSRLRTALDGAREGREISDSLRSLLTFTQTKMRPEVDTLFDMLTTYFNDHSRQTAADDRELIKSAMQQIDNISMSINLISLNASVEAARAGEAGKGFAVIAAEIQSLSSESKKAVDSIRQRLA; encoded by the coding sequence ATGGCAGCCACCGCATCTTTCGTCCCGGAGAACGCCTTTCCCCAGATCAAGGCCGTCGTCGGCCCGGTCCGCTCCATCGTGTTTGAAGGGCTGGCCCTTTTGATGAGCAAGCCGGCCGCCGAATTCAGCGATGAGGATGTGGCGCGGGTGGAAAACTGTTCCGAGGTACTGCGGCAGGCATCTGACATGCTGGACAAGGACATTCCCACGCATTTCGGCAGTGGCAGAATGAACTGGCCGGCGGAGCTGAAGGCCGCTGTCGCCAGTTCCGCCAGACTCATCAGCGAGGTGAACTCGCGCCTTAGAACGGCCCTCGACGGGGCGCGTGAGGGCCGAGAAATATCGGACTCTCTGCGATCTCTTCTTACGTTCACACAGACGAAGATGCGACCGGAGGTCGATACTCTGTTCGACATGTTGACGACATATTTCAACGATCACAGCCGCCAGACAGCTGCCGATGACCGGGAACTCATCAAATCTGCGATGCAACAGATCGACAACATTTCCATGTCGATCAACCTCATTTCCCTGAACGCTTCCGTGGAAGCGGCGCGCGCCGGTGAGGCCGGCAAGGGATTCGCTGTGATTGCTGCGGAAATTCAATCATTAAGCTCTGAATCGAAGAAAGCGGTGGATTCTATCCGTCAGAGGCTCGCGTGA
- a CDS encoding flagellar hook capping FlgD N-terminal domain-containing protein → MITAPTFPLKGPEKANAALDRTIHTAPVADTEVSATDAAVLSSDFETFLTLLTAQMRNQDPLNPTESTEFVAQLANFSAVEQQIRSNEVLEDILGALSGGQDIVALAEWIGREVRFASSASFDGTPLEIETTPVPLADAAVLVVRNDQGEIVQVRAVDPSQRFVTWEGQQSDGTDAPDGDYTFSVEYHAEGELISSEPGRVFVSVREVRMDGDTAILVAADGTEIPLSEVTAIREGAPD, encoded by the coding sequence GTGATCACGGCACCGACTTTTCCCCTGAAAGGACCAGAGAAGGCAAACGCCGCTTTGGATAGGACAATCCATACAGCGCCTGTTGCCGATACCGAAGTGTCGGCGACGGATGCGGCTGTCCTTTCTTCAGATTTCGAAACGTTTCTGACTTTGTTGACAGCCCAGATGCGCAACCAGGATCCGCTCAACCCGACGGAATCGACCGAGTTCGTCGCCCAACTCGCCAATTTTTCGGCGGTGGAGCAGCAGATCCGTTCAAATGAAGTCCTTGAAGACATACTGGGTGCACTCTCAGGCGGTCAGGATATTGTGGCGCTGGCGGAATGGATCGGAAGGGAGGTGCGGTTCGCGTCCTCGGCTTCTTTCGATGGAACGCCTTTAGAAATCGAGACGACCCCGGTACCACTGGCCGACGCAGCTGTTCTTGTCGTGCGTAACGACCAGGGCGAAATCGTTCAGGTTCGCGCAGTGGATCCCAGCCAGCGGTTCGTCACCTGGGAAGGCCAGCAATCGGACGGCACCGATGCGCCGGACGGTGATTACACCTTTTCTGTGGAGTACCATGCGGAGGGGGAACTGATTTCCAGTGAACCTGGGCGCGTCTTCGTGTCCGTCAGAGAGGTGCGAATGGATGGAGACACAGCAATCCTGGTTGCCGCCGACGGCACCGAAATCCCTTTGTCTGAAGTGACTGCGATCAGAGAGGGTGCACCAGATTGA
- a CDS encoding flagellar hook-length control protein FliK: MTPLEVITNSTQPVKGADGKASAKLALSGGFGKGDGDGFEDAIKTAEMELKLKVRGADAPEAELLPPKPRAFPVTDVLPADSDVAVKETVGGSQEPELPDKEVDGPALEMVRIDMPSPETRQTPVPTGQMAPDGVVQTVDTPVQVRQQATAQDDDSPTADVRPEVRQTVSENELPVQKEAALARSVPVSTVPGADVSASFTETETALQSAAQPRPEVQTDTAVKDFGRKPPADQTPAQAISSPPAAKVGHGRPREETPVADQSERVEATVKETGVQLKKGSSATQGATLAPLEAKAANVVLSELPGTGLMEDTIGREQMSVIRAQEGVVSQISRSHGIALQILQQVLPQLGVVTQRNGGDGNVEIRLDPPELGKVRISMSGNEASLTANVFVERAEVEALLRRNADVLHSALSEAGFDGLSLNFGGAAEDLPDSNIADAETGGSVKAADIEPLSLHLTLGRQAVGEGRLDIRL; the protein is encoded by the coding sequence ATGACCCCACTCGAGGTAATCACCAATTCTACCCAACCTGTGAAAGGAGCGGATGGAAAAGCCTCGGCGAAACTGGCGCTGTCCGGCGGCTTCGGGAAAGGTGACGGAGACGGGTTCGAAGACGCGATTAAGACGGCAGAAATGGAGCTTAAGCTCAAAGTGCGAGGAGCCGATGCGCCGGAGGCCGAACTTTTGCCGCCGAAGCCCCGCGCGTTTCCGGTGACCGATGTACTGCCGGCTGATTCTGACGTCGCAGTCAAAGAGACCGTTGGTGGTTCGCAGGAGCCCGAGCTGCCAGATAAGGAGGTTGATGGTCCTGCGCTGGAAATGGTTAGGATCGACATGCCCAGCCCCGAGACCAGGCAAACGCCGGTTCCGACCGGGCAAATGGCACCGGATGGTGTCGTGCAAACCGTCGACACACCGGTGCAGGTGCGACAGCAGGCGACTGCGCAAGACGATGATTCTCCAACGGCTGATGTGCGGCCAGAAGTGCGTCAAACGGTAAGCGAGAACGAGCTGCCGGTTCAGAAAGAGGCAGCGTTGGCCCGTTCTGTGCCGGTATCGACAGTCCCAGGTGCCGATGTGTCTGCCAGTTTCACAGAAACTGAAACCGCACTTCAAAGCGCGGCGCAGCCTCGGCCAGAAGTACAAACTGATACGGCTGTAAAGGATTTCGGCCGGAAACCGCCTGCAGATCAGACCCCAGCGCAGGCCATTTCCTCGCCCCCGGCGGCGAAGGTAGGGCATGGCCGGCCACGGGAGGAAACGCCGGTTGCAGACCAATCTGAAAGAGTTGAGGCAACGGTGAAGGAGACGGGCGTACAATTGAAGAAAGGTTCCTCTGCGACCCAGGGAGCCACACTTGCGCCGTTGGAGGCAAAGGCCGCGAACGTTGTCCTTTCCGAGCTGCCGGGAACAGGCCTGATGGAGGACACAATCGGCCGGGAACAGATGTCGGTAATCAGGGCGCAGGAGGGTGTAGTGTCGCAGATAAGCCGATCGCACGGCATTGCGCTGCAGATTCTGCAACAGGTCTTACCGCAACTCGGCGTCGTCACACAGCGGAATGGCGGTGACGGCAACGTGGAGATCCGGCTTGATCCCCCCGAACTTGGCAAGGTGCGGATTTCGATGTCCGGCAACGAGGCCTCGCTGACAGCGAACGTTTTTGTAGAACGGGCGGAGGTCGAAGCGCTGCTGCGCCGCAACGCGGATGTGCTGCACTCCGCCTTGTCTGAGGCCGGCTTCGATGGCCTGTCCCTGAATTTCGGAGGTGCGGCGGAAGACTTGCCCGATAGCAACATCGCGGATGCAGAAACCGGTGGCAGCGTGAAGGCTGCGGACATCGAGCCGCTAAGCCTGCACTTGACCCTTGGCCGCCAGGCTGTCGGCGAGGGGCGCCTCGACATTCGTCTCTGA
- a CDS encoding rod-binding protein: MEIAPQTTAVPPAGSSGTQPDRQEQLTNKAKEFEAAFLAEMLKAAGVGKPLQTFGGGAGEEAFSGFLVQEYANQVVATGGLGLAASIVNALSEDQV, from the coding sequence ATGGAAATCGCCCCGCAAACCACAGCCGTCCCGCCGGCCGGATCCTCCGGAACGCAGCCGGACAGACAGGAGCAGCTAACCAACAAGGCCAAGGAATTCGAAGCGGCCTTTCTGGCGGAGATGCTGAAGGCCGCCGGCGTCGGCAAACCTCTGCAGACATTTGGCGGCGGCGCGGGGGAGGAAGCCTTTTCGGGCTTTCTCGTACAGGAATATGCCAACCAGGTCGTGGCAACAGGCGGCCTTGGGCTGGCAGCATCTATAGTAAACGCTCTCTCGGAGGATCAGGTTTGA
- a CDS encoding flagellin, whose amino-acid sequence MSSILTNNSAMVALQTLNSINKNLAMTQNEISTGKSIATAKDNSAIWAISQVMQSDVDGFDAISDSLGLGESTVAVGRNASERVTELLGDIKSKIVAAQEDNVDRDKLQTDLSSLRDQISGIVSAAQFNGQNLLSNTTTTGEGTIDVLASLDRDSIGNVTSNSISVAKQDLGQTDNTAGTAADQVGSNTAIAVGDSDVVSTFTSTSIVAGQTFAFDLTAGLSGGADVALTGSVSYVAREGDTMAVVVDQMVARLNYEVTNQGYGDSLSFSSTSTAGEISMTNNSENAVTVGTADVTEDTDGTAADGTIGGGLELLGDIDVSTADGAAAALAAIETLTQTAISASAEFGTSEKRIDIQQDFISKLTDSLKSGIGSLVDADMEQASARLQALQVQQQLGIQSLSIANQAPQNILSLFR is encoded by the coding sequence ATGTCTAGCATTCTCACGAACAACAGCGCGATGGTCGCGCTGCAGACTCTCAACTCCATCAACAAGAACCTGGCGATGACTCAGAACGAGATTTCGACAGGCAAGTCCATTGCCACGGCCAAGGACAATTCCGCAATCTGGGCGATCAGCCAGGTGATGCAGTCGGACGTTGACGGTTTCGACGCGATTTCCGATTCTCTCGGCCTCGGGGAAAGTACGGTGGCTGTTGGCCGCAATGCTTCCGAACGGGTGACGGAGCTTCTGGGCGATATCAAGAGCAAGATCGTAGCCGCCCAGGAGGACAACGTTGACCGCGACAAGCTGCAGACGGATCTGAGCTCGCTGCGGGATCAGATTTCGGGGATCGTCTCCGCTGCACAGTTCAATGGCCAGAATCTTCTGTCCAACACGACGACCACGGGCGAGGGCACGATAGATGTCCTGGCATCGCTGGATCGTGACTCAATCGGCAATGTCACCTCCAATTCCATCAGCGTCGCGAAACAGGACCTTGGCCAGACGGACAACACGGCCGGTACGGCGGCAGATCAGGTCGGCAGCAACACCGCAATCGCAGTTGGCGACTCTGACGTCGTTTCCACCTTCACCTCCACTTCCATCGTCGCGGGCCAGACCTTTGCCTTCGATCTGACGGCCGGGCTGTCGGGCGGTGCGGATGTCGCCCTGACCGGAAGCGTGTCCTATGTCGCGCGGGAAGGTGATACCATGGCAGTCGTCGTCGACCAGATGGTTGCGCGCCTCAACTACGAGGTCACCAACCAGGGGTACGGAGATTCTCTCAGCTTCTCATCCACCAGTACGGCGGGCGAGATTTCGATGACCAACAACTCCGAGAACGCCGTGACGGTCGGAACCGCCGACGTGACGGAAGATACAGACGGTACGGCAGCTGATGGAACCATCGGCGGCGGTCTGGAATTGCTCGGCGATATCGACGTCTCCACCGCAGATGGTGCTGCAGCCGCACTTGCGGCTATCGAAACGCTGACGCAGACGGCCATCTCCGCTTCTGCCGAATTCGGGACCTCCGAGAAACGGATCGACATCCAGCAGGACTTCATCTCCAAGCTGACAGACAGCCTGAAATCCGGCATTGGCTCGCTGGTCGACGCCGATATGGAGCAGGCTTCGGCCCGTCTGCAAGCGCTGCAGGTTCAGCAGCAGCTTGGTATCCAGTCGCTGTCCATCGCGAACCAGGCTCCGCAGAACATCCTGTCTCTCTTCAGGTAA
- the flaF gene encoding flagellar biosynthesis regulator FlaF, with protein MNASTLAKSAYSKANSIAPSDRNAEYNAFARVTASLATQSNSDDPAAFARLSEAVFLNRRLWSILAADAAGDGNRLPDDIRASILSLANFIWKHSQKVLRKEASVEDLIEINTAIMRGLRASGTGA; from the coding sequence ATGAACGCTTCTACGCTCGCGAAGTCGGCTTACTCGAAGGCCAACTCCATCGCGCCCTCGGATCGCAACGCCGAATACAATGCTTTCGCTCGCGTGACGGCCAGCCTCGCGACACAGTCCAATTCCGACGATCCAGCCGCGTTTGCCCGGCTCAGCGAAGCCGTCTTTCTCAACCGCCGGCTCTGGTCCATCCTCGCAGCAGATGCCGCCGGCGATGGAAACAGATTGCCGGACGACATTCGCGCATCCATCCTTTCCCTTGCCAATTTTATCTGGAAACATTCGCAGAAGGTTCTGCGCAAGGAAGCATCTGTCGAAGATCTCATCGAGATCAACACCGCAATCATGCGCGGCCTGCGCGCTTCCGGAACGGGTGCATAG
- the flbT gene encoding flagellar biosynthesis repressor FlbT, with amino-acid sequence MSGLVLKLGPRERVMINGVVMENGDRRTRLNVITPDANVLRLRDAIHPEEAVTPVKRTCYVAQMILAGEADAEEGRRQLLTGIEQLSQVFTDHESRAHLDSATKHVLAGKIYPALRSLRNLIARESRLFGQGGMA; translated from the coding sequence ATGTCCGGGCTGGTTCTCAAACTCGGGCCGAGAGAGCGTGTGATGATAAACGGTGTCGTCATGGAAAACGGCGACCGCCGGACGCGCCTCAACGTCATCACGCCGGATGCCAACGTCCTGCGCCTGCGTGACGCCATCCACCCGGAAGAGGCGGTTACACCGGTCAAGCGAACCTGTTACGTCGCCCAGATGATCCTCGCCGGAGAGGCCGACGCCGAAGAGGGCCGTCGACAGCTTCTCACCGGCATCGAACAACTTTCGCAAGTATTCACCGATCATGAAAGCCGCGCGCATCTCGACTCGGCTACAAAACATGTGCTCGCCGGCAAGATTTACCCGGCGCTTCGCAGTTTACGCAATCTCATCGCCCGCGAATCCCGTCTGTTTGGCCAGGGAGGTATGGCATGA
- a CDS encoding DUF1217 domain-containing protein yields the protein MIFQPATPLSGVAGLRFLERTQATQQETFDKSPVIARNVANFHEKIGSILTAEELVADRQLLSVALGAFGLDDEIDKKFFIRKILEEGTENNDALAMRFTDPRYRRFSAAFGFGSSLGPRTGEPDFAQRITDAYKTRQFEIAVGNNDTNLRLAMGFKREISEIVASEASDETKWFQILGSEPIRAVFDGGFGLPTQFKLIDIDKQVETLQERTGKLFGSSSPSVFANSENVDALLNRFLARAEAESGPSGNTPGFAALSLLQNASSFGASARINLILSNG from the coding sequence ATGATTTTCCAGCCTGCCACGCCTCTGTCCGGCGTTGCCGGGCTGCGCTTCCTCGAACGCACGCAGGCCACACAACAAGAAACCTTCGACAAATCCCCCGTCATTGCGCGAAATGTAGCCAATTTTCACGAGAAAATCGGTTCAATCCTTACGGCGGAGGAACTGGTTGCTGATCGCCAGCTACTCTCGGTAGCCCTTGGCGCATTCGGACTGGATGACGAGATCGACAAGAAATTCTTCATTCGCAAAATTCTCGAGGAGGGCACGGAAAACAATGACGCACTGGCAATGCGCTTCACCGATCCACGGTATCGCCGCTTCTCCGCCGCCTTCGGCTTCGGCAGTTCCCTCGGCCCTCGTACCGGAGAGCCGGATTTCGCCCAACGCATCACTGACGCCTACAAGACCCGCCAGTTCGAAATTGCGGTCGGCAACAACGATACAAACCTCCGTCTGGCCATGGGCTTCAAACGCGAAATCTCTGAAATCGTGGCGTCGGAGGCCAGTGATGAGACCAAGTGGTTCCAAATTCTCGGCTCTGAACCTATCCGGGCGGTCTTTGACGGCGGCTTCGGGTTGCCCACCCAGTTCAAGCTGATCGACATCGACAAGCAAGTGGAAACACTCCAGGAACGGACTGGCAAGCTTTTTGGCAGTTCTTCGCCTTCCGTGTTTGCCAACAGTGAAAATGTCGATGCTCTGCTGAACCGCTTCCTCGCACGGGCCGAAGCGGAGTCCGGACCTTCGGGAAACACCCCAGGCTTCGCCGCTCTCTCCCTTTTGCAAAACGCGTCGTCATTCGGCGCGTCAGCGCGCATCAATCTCATCCTCTCCAACGGCTGA
- a CDS encoding FliI/YscN family ATPase, translated as MFTNFLPLASEIAELRTCFRCGYVSSVGSGSLEVRGLGPVARVGDLVELEAAGDEVLRGEIVAITRESARVMMYSACEGVGLNVVARLVPISGPRPDESWKGRIIDAFGNPLDGRPLPRGAAEADLKAVPPAAAQRAALGKRLKTGEAALDTMLPLVRGQRIGIFAGSGVGKSSLLARLARGVEADIVVFALIGERGRELRHFTDHVLGEAGMARSVVITATSDQSPLIKRRAAWMAMSVAEYFRDQGKHVLFLADSVTRLAEAHREVALTAGEAPSLRAFPPSTSNLIANFAERAGPGPVGAGHITAVFSVLVAGSDMEEPVADITRGLLDGHVVLSREIAERGRFPAIDVRRSVSRSLPDAATAEENALIERTRALLGAYEMAEPMIQTGLYTPGSDPEIDAAIVIWPKLDAFFARQYPGGPAEAFAALKLCFEG; from the coding sequence ATGTTCACCAACTTTTTGCCGCTGGCGTCCGAAATCGCCGAGCTGCGGACGTGCTTTCGCTGCGGCTACGTCAGTTCCGTTGGTTCTGGCTCGCTCGAAGTGCGAGGGCTTGGGCCGGTGGCGCGTGTCGGAGATCTGGTCGAACTTGAGGCCGCGGGCGACGAGGTCCTTCGGGGCGAGATCGTCGCGATCACGCGTGAATCTGCACGTGTCATGATGTACAGCGCCTGCGAAGGCGTGGGATTGAACGTCGTTGCGCGGCTGGTGCCAATCAGCGGTCCGCGCCCGGATGAAAGCTGGAAAGGGCGGATCATTGATGCGTTCGGAAACCCGCTGGACGGCAGGCCGTTGCCGCGTGGCGCAGCCGAGGCGGATCTGAAGGCGGTGCCCCCGGCCGCGGCGCAACGTGCGGCCCTTGGCAAACGGCTGAAAACGGGAGAGGCGGCGCTGGACACCATGTTGCCACTGGTGCGCGGACAACGGATCGGCATTTTTGCGGGCTCCGGCGTCGGCAAATCGTCTCTGCTTGCACGGCTGGCCCGTGGCGTGGAAGCCGACATTGTCGTATTTGCGCTGATCGGCGAACGTGGGCGGGAGTTGCGGCATTTCACCGACCATGTGTTGGGGGAAGCCGGCATGGCGCGGTCGGTCGTGATAACGGCGACGTCGGATCAATCGCCGTTGATAAAGCGGCGTGCTGCGTGGATGGCGATGAGCGTCGCCGAATATTTTCGCGATCAGGGCAAGCACGTTTTGTTTCTGGCCGACAGTGTCACCCGGCTGGCGGAGGCGCATCGCGAGGTGGCGCTGACGGCGGGTGAGGCGCCGAGCCTGAGGGCGTTTCCACCGTCCACTTCCAATCTGATTGCCAACTTCGCGGAGCGGGCGGGGCCAGGGCCAGTTGGGGCCGGGCATATCACCGCGGTGTTCAGCGTGCTGGTTGCAGGGTCGGATATGGAAGAACCAGTGGCGGATATTACCCGTGGGTTGCTGGACGGCCATGTCGTGTTGAGCCGGGAGATCGCGGAAAGGGGGCGGTTCCCGGCTATCGATGTGCGTAGAAGTGTGTCGCGCAGCCTGCCAGACGCGGCGACCGCGGAGGAGAATGCGCTGATCGAGCGAACTCGGGCGCTGCTTGGAGCCTATGAGATGGCGGAGCCAATGATCCAGACCGGTCTGTATACACCGGGGTCGGACCCTGAGATCGACGCGGCGATCGTGATCTGGCCAAAGCTAGACGCTTTTTTTGCCCGCCAGTATCCCGGTGGACCGGCAGAGGCCTTCGCGGCGCTGAAGCTCTGTTTTGAGGGGTAG
- a CDS encoding FlgB family protein, which translates to MDLNLDILRAARSLAAHSADRQGVIAENIANADTPGYRARDLIPFSETYEAGGPDTFAMKSTRMGHVQSEPSLHNSETTTITAFGAESPNGNTVSLEDQMMRGVEVRQNHDLAMSVYRKTLDILRISIGT; encoded by the coding sequence ATGGACCTGAATCTGGACATACTGCGCGCCGCCCGCAGCCTCGCCGCCCATTCGGCAGACCGTCAGGGCGTGATTGCCGAAAATATCGCAAACGCCGATACGCCCGGATATCGCGCACGTGATCTGATCCCGTTTTCAGAGACGTATGAGGCTGGTGGGCCCGATACCTTCGCCATGAAGTCGACCCGCATGGGGCATGTTCAATCCGAACCGAGCCTCCACAATTCCGAAACCACCACGATAACCGCATTCGGCGCCGAATCACCGAACGGGAACACCGTAAGTCTCGAGGACCAGATGATGCGCGGGGTGGAGGTACGCCAGAATCATGACCTGGCGATGAGCGTCTATCGCAAGACGCTCGACATCCTGCGCATCAGTATCGGAACATAG
- the flgC gene encoding flagellar basal body rod protein FlgC yields MSDLLKSMTAASSGMAAQAARLRLSTENIANADTPGYRRKLVTFEVMEDAGDSRAVATGRTFLSRADLAQIYDPSHPLAGADGSYEGSNVNLMIELGDAREAQRSYEANMRMFDQARQMASSLLDLIRR; encoded by the coding sequence ATGAGCGATCTTCTCAAATCCATGACCGCCGCCAGCAGTGGAATGGCCGCACAGGCGGCTCGTCTGCGGCTGTCGACAGAAAACATCGCCAATGCCGATACGCCGGGCTACCGCCGCAAGCTCGTGACTTTCGAGGTGATGGAAGACGCCGGCGACAGCCGCGCCGTAGCCACGGGCCGCACCTTCCTGTCCCGCGCTGACCTCGCACAGATTTACGACCCGTCGCATCCACTGGCCGGCGCCGATGGCTCCTATGAGGGGTCGAACGTCAACCTGATGATCGAATTGGGCGATGCACGCGAGGCGCAGCGCAGTTATGAGGCCAACATGCGCATGTTCGATCAGGCGCGCCAGATGGCTTCCTCTCTCCTTGACCTAATCCGCCGCTAG
- the fliE gene encoding flagellar hook-basal body complex protein FliE, protein MQIPSHVASQLYTNAQSVTQAHPRNEGDGTSFADLAANFLDAMRAGEATTQAGLTGRADAQAVVEALAATEIAVQTAVTVRDKVVEAYQEILRMPV, encoded by the coding sequence ATGCAGATACCATCACATGTCGCATCGCAACTCTACACCAACGCACAGTCAGTCACGCAGGCGCATCCGCGCAATGAGGGCGATGGCACCTCCTTCGCCGATCTCGCTGCCAACTTCCTCGACGCCATGCGCGCGGGCGAGGCCACCACACAGGCCGGTCTGACGGGCCGCGCCGACGCTCAGGCCGTAGTCGAGGCACTTGCCGCCACGGAAATCGCAGTCCAGACAGCCGTAACCGTCCGCGACAAGGTGGTGGAGGCGTATCAGGAAATCCTGCGCATGCCGGTCTGA
- a CDS encoding flagellar biosynthetic protein FliQ: MSEGELIDILRQGLWLAVMISAPVLGVALVIGLLIGLFQALTSIQEMTLTFVPKLGAIIVTFWMTMAFSAQLLVVFYKDVLLAAIVR, from the coding sequence ATGAGCGAAGGTGAATTGATCGATATCCTTCGGCAGGGCCTCTGGCTGGCGGTGATGATCTCCGCTCCGGTCCTTGGCGTCGCGCTGGTTATCGGCCTGTTGATCGGCCTGTTCCAGGCTCTGACCTCGATACAGGAGATGACACTCACCTTCGTACCCAAGCTCGGGGCCATCATCGTCACGTTCTGGATGACGATGGCCTTCTCCGCCCAGTTGCTAGTTGTCTTCTACAAGGACGTCCTGCTCGCCGCTATCGTTCGCTGA
- a CDS encoding flagellar hook-basal body complex protein encodes MDTPGYVALSRQSGLLREMQAVANNIANSSTSGFRREGVIFAEMISAVPVEGGSVAMTTTRARFTSDAQGGLQRTGGTFDLAIEGEGFFMVETPAGMRLTRAGSYGPNVDGELVNPLGHRLLDDGEAPIFIPPDARTIAIAADGTISADGNPAARLGVVRSTDTTALYREDGVLFRPEAPVEAATDAAVLQGFIEKSNVNPVIELTRMIEVQRNYELGQKLMEREDERIRAVTRTLGQASP; translated from the coding sequence ATGGACACACCCGGCTATGTCGCCCTGTCACGCCAATCCGGTTTGCTGAGGGAAATGCAGGCAGTGGCGAACAATATCGCCAACAGTTCCACCTCCGGTTTCCGTCGTGAGGGCGTGATCTTTGCCGAGATGATCAGCGCCGTGCCGGTTGAAGGCGGCTCCGTCGCGATGACGACGACGCGGGCCCGCTTCACATCCGATGCCCAGGGCGGGCTACAACGCACCGGCGGCACGTTCGATCTCGCCATCGAGGGTGAGGGGTTCTTCATGGTCGAAACGCCCGCAGGGATGCGGCTCACCCGCGCGGGCAGTTACGGCCCCAATGTCGACGGCGAACTGGTGAACCCACTTGGCCACCGCCTGCTCGATGACGGAGAGGCGCCGATATTCATTCCACCCGACGCCCGCACCATCGCCATCGCCGCCGATGGCACAATCTCCGCGGACGGCAATCCCGCAGCCCGGCTCGGCGTCGTCCGGAGCACCGATACGACGGCCCTATATCGGGAAGACGGTGTTCTTTTCCGGCCCGAAGCCCCGGTAGAAGCCGCGACGGATGCCGCCGTGCTGCAAGGCTTCATCGAGAAATCCAACGTCAATCCCGTCATCGAACTTACCCGGATGATCGAGGTGCAGCGCAACTACGAACTCGGCCAGAAACTGATGGAGCGGGAGGATGAACGCATTCGCGCCGTCACCCGCACACTCGGCCAGGCCTCACCATAA
- the flgG gene encoding flagellar basal-body rod protein FlgG encodes MRVLNIAATGMEAQQTRVEVISNNLANMSTTAYNARRADFADLHYQQVTRAGTINASDGTVLPAGVQLGLGVRASAVSMKVEQGSLQATGGNLDVALEGRGYLEIQLPSGLSAYTRDGALKRTGDGLIVTADGYPVIPEITIPDETRELTINANGEVYAYFDDQVEAQLLGQFTLVAFSNEKGLEAVGSNNYLETAASGQPLVGEPGTDGLGTFRQGYLEASSVDPVREITELIEAQRGYELNSKVITAADQMLGATTQIR; translated from the coding sequence ATGAGAGTACTCAACATCGCAGCGACCGGTATGGAAGCCCAGCAGACGCGGGTGGAGGTGATTTCCAACAACCTCGCCAACATGTCCACCACCGCCTACAATGCCCGGCGTGCCGATTTTGCCGATCTGCATTACCAGCAGGTCACCCGCGCCGGGACAATCAACGCGTCCGATGGCACCGTCCTGCCCGCTGGCGTCCAGCTCGGCCTCGGAGTGCGCGCATCGGCCGTCTCCATGAAGGTCGAGCAGGGCTCGCTTCAGGCGACCGGCGGCAACCTCGATGTCGCCCTCGAAGGCCGCGGTTACCTCGAGATTCAGCTTCCCTCCGGCCTGTCCGCCTATACCCGCGACGGCGCTTTGAAACGTACCGGTGACGGCCTCATCGTCACCGCCGATGGCTATCCCGTCATCCCGGAAATCACCATTCCCGACGAGACGCGCGAACTGACGATCAATGCAAATGGCGAAGTTTATGCCTATTTCGACGATCAGGTGGAGGCACAGTTGCTGGGCCAGTTCACCCTCGTCGCCTTCTCCAACGAAAAGGGGCTCGAGGCGGTTGGCTCCAACAACTATCTCGAAACCGCCGCGTCCGGTCAGCCCCTCGTTGGCGAGCCCGGCACCGATGGCCTCGGCACCTTCCGGCAGGGTTATCTGGAGGCTTCCTCCGTCGATCCCGTGCGCGAAATCACAGAGCTCATCGAAGCCCAGCGCGGCTATGAACTGAACAGCAAGGTCATCACCGCCGCCGACCAGATGCTCGGCGCGACCACCCAGATCCGATGA